One genomic segment of Ricinus communis isolate WT05 ecotype wild-type chromosome 3, ASM1957865v1, whole genome shotgun sequence includes these proteins:
- the LOC8278576 gene encoding ABC transporter G family member 32, which produces MWNSAENAFARTSSFREQGEDEEALRWAALERLPTYDRARRGIFRNVVGDHKEIDVSELQAQEQKLLLERLVNSVDDDPERFFDRIRKRFEAVDLEFPKIEVRFQNLTVNSFVHIGSRALPTIPNFIFNMTEALLRQLRIYRGNRSKLTILDDVSGIIRPSRLTLLLGPPSSGKTTLLLALAGRLGHDLKVSGKITYNGHRVNEFVAPRTSAYVSQQDWHVAEMTVRETLEFAGRCQGVGFKFDMLLELARREKIAGIKPEEDLDIFMKSLALGGQETSLVVEYIMKILGLDICADTLVGDEMHKGISGGQKKRLTTGELLVGPARVLFMDEISNGLDSSTTYQIIKYLRHSTCALDGTTLISLLQPAPETYELFDDVILLCEGQIVYQGPRDNVLDFFAYMGFRCPERKNVADFLQEVTSKKDQEQYWSVANRPYRYIPPGKFVEAFRSYHTGKSLSRELEVPFDKRYNHPAALSTCRFGMKRSELLKISFNWQKLLMKRNSFIYVFKFIQLFIVALITMSVFFRTTMHHNTVFDGGLYVGSLYFSMVIILFNGFTEVSMLVAKLPVLYKHRDLHFYPSWAYTIPAWVLSIPTSLMESGLWVAVTYYVMGYDPNITRFFRQFLLYFSLHQMSISLFRVIGSLGRHMIVANTFGSFAMLVVMALGGYIISREYIPSWWIWGFWVSPLMYAQNAASVNEFLGHSWDKKFGNDTSISLGEALLKARSLFPESYWYWIGVGALLGYAVLFNSLFTLFLAHLNPLGRQQPVVSKEELQEREKRRKGENVVIELREYLQHSGSFNGKHFKQKGMVLPFQPLSMSFSNINYFVDVPLELKQQGIVEEKLQLLVNVTGAFRPGVLTALVGVSGAGKTTLMDVLAGRKTGGVIEGNIYISGYPKRQETFARISGYCEQNDIHSPGLTLLESLLFSAWLRLPSEVDMETQQAFVEEVMELVELTPLAGALVGLPGVNGLSTEQRKRLTIAVELVANPSIVFMDEPTSGLDARAAAIVMRTVRNIVNTGRTIVCTIHQPSIDIFESFDELLFMKRGGELIYAGPLGPRSCELIKYFEAVEGVPKIRPGYNPAAWMLEVTSSSEEIRLGVDFAEIYRRSSLFQWNREMIESLSKPSNNTKELNFPTKYAQSFLEQFLACLWKQHLSYWRNPQYTAVRFFYTVVISIMLGTICWKFGSKRKNDQELFNAMGSMYTAVLFIGITNGSAVQPVVSIERFVSYRERVAGLYSALPFAFAQVAIEFPYVFAQTIIYCSIFYSLAAFQWTALKFIWYMFFMYFTMLYFTFYGMMTTAITPNHNVAAIIAAPFYMLWNLFSGFMIPYKRIPIWWRWYYWANPIAWTLYGLLTSQYGDDDTLMRVSDRDGLVPVKQVLREVFGFRHDFLGVAGVMVVGFCVFFAVIFAFAIKAFNFQRR; this is translated from the exons atgTGGAATTCCGCGGAGAATGCGTTTGCAAGAACATCATCGTTTCGGGAGCAAGGGGAAGACGAGGAAGCTCTCCGTTGGGCTGCTCTAGAGAGACTTCCTACTTATGATCGAGCACGGAGAGGTATTTTCAGGAACGTAGTTGGAGATCATAAAGAGATTGATGTAAGTGAGCTTCAAGCGCAAGAGCAGAAACTTCTACTTGAGCGCTTGGTCAACTCCGTTGATGATGATCCTGAGCGCTTCTTCGATCGGATACGCAAGCGTTTTGAAGC AGTCGATTTGGAGTTTCCAAAGATTGAAGTTCGATTCCAGAATTTGACAGTTAATTCTTTTGTACATATTGGAAGTAGGGCACTTCCAACCATTcccaattttattttcaacatGACTGAG GCTTTATTGAGGCAGTTGCGGATTTACAGAGGAAACAGGAGCAAGCTAACAATTCTAGATGATGTTTCTGGGATTATTAGACCTTCAAG ATTGACACTTCTGTTGGGTCCTCCAAGCTCTGGAAAGACAACGCTACTCTTGGCTCTCGCTGGACGTCTTGGACATGACTTGAAG GTGTCAGGGAAAATTACTTATAACGGGCATCGTGTAAATGAGTTTGTTGCTCCAAGGACGTCAGCATATGTCAGTCAACAGGACTGGCATGTGGCAGAGATGACTGTACGAGAAACTCTAGAGTTTGCAGGACGCTGTCAAGGTGTTGGGTTCAAATTCG ATATGCTTTTGGAACTTGCGAGAAGAGAGAAGATTGCTGGGATTAAACCTGAAGAAGATCTTGATATATTCATGAAG TCTTTGGCTTTGGGAGGGCAGGAGACAAGCCTAGTGGTGGAGTACATTATGAAG ATTTTAGGGTTGGATATATGTGCTGACACGTTGGTGGGTGATGAAATGCATAAAGGGATCTCGGGGGGGCAGAAGAAGAGGCTCACGACAG GTGAATTGCTGGTTGGTCCAGCTAGAGTATTATTCATGGATGAAATTTCAAATGGGCTTGATAGTTCAACCACTTATCAAATCATCAAATATCTTAGGCATTCCACTTGTGCCCTTGATGGGACTACTCTGATTTCTTTGCTTCAACCTGCTCCCGAGACTTATGAGCTATTCGATGATGTTATACTTCTATGTGAGGGACAGATTGTGTACCAGGGACCCCGCGATAATGTTCTTGATTTCTTTGCCTATATGGGCTTTCGTTGTCCTGAAAGAAAGAATGTGGCAGACTTCTTGCAAGAA GTTACGTCAAAGAAGGACCAAGAGCAGTATTGGTCTGTTGCTAACCGCCCATATAGGTACATACCTCCAGGGAAGTTTGTTGAAGCTTTTCGTTCATATCACACTGGTAAAAGTTTGTCTCGGGAGCTGGAAGTTCCTTTTGATAAACGATATAATCATCCAGCAGCGTTGTCAACTTGTCGTTTTGGTATGAAGCGGAGTGAACTTTTGAAGATCAGCTTTAACTGGCAGAAACTACTGATGAAACGAAATTCTTTTATCTatgttttcaaatttattcAG CTATTTATTGTTGCTTTGATCACAATGAGTGTATTCTTCCGGACAACAATGCATCATAATACAGTATTCGATGGAGGCCTGTATGTTGGGTCACTATACTTTTCGATGgtcattattctttttaatggcTTTACAGAGGTGTCAATGTTGGTAGCTAAGCTTCCTGTGCTCTACAAGCATAGAGATTTGCACTTCTACCCAAGCTGGGCTTACACAATTCCTGCTTGGGTCCTAAGTATACCAACTTCACTCATGGAGTCTGGTCTGTGGGTAGCAGTTACATACTATGTGATGGGATATGATCCTAATATTACAAG ATTTTTCCGGCAATTCTTGTTATATTTCTCTCTGCACCAAATGTCTATATCACTATTCCGTGTCATTGGATCGTTGGGCCGTCATATGATAGTTGCTAACACCTTCGGATCTTTTGCCATGTTGGTTGTCATGGCTCTTGGAGGATACATCATTTCAAGGG AGTATATCCCAAGCTGGTGGATATGGGGTTTCTGGGTTTCTCCTCTGATGTATGCTCAAAATGCAGCTTCAGTAAATGAATTCCTTGGACATTCTTGGGATAAG AAATTTGGGAATGATACTAGCATTTCATTAGGCGAGGCATTACTCAAAGCACGCAGCTTGTTTCCTGAGAGCTACTGGTATTGGATTGGGGTTGGTGCTTTGCTTGGATATGCAGTTTTATTCAATTCCTTGTTTACTCTCTTCCTAGCTCACCTTAATC CTTTGGGGAGGCAACAACCTGTTGTCTCCAAGGAAGAGCttcaagagagagagaaaagaaggaaaggtGAAAATGTTGTTATTGAACTGAGAGAGTACTTGCAGCATTCAGGCTCATTTAATG GAAAGCACTTCAAGCAAAAAGGCATGGTTCTCCCATTTCAACCGCTTTCCATGTCTTTCAGCAATATCAATTACTTTGTGGATGTCCCTTTG GAGTTGAAGCAACAAGGAATAGTAGAAGAGAAATTGCAGTTATTAGTTAATGTTACTGGAGCATTTAGACCTGGTGTGCTTACAGCACTTGTTGGAGTCAGTGGTGCTGGAAAAACGACCCTCATGGATGTTTTAGCTGGTAGGAAAACTGGTGGGGTCATAGAAGggaacatatatatatctgGTTATCCCAAAAGACAAGAAACTTTTGCAAGAATTTCCGGTTACTGTGAGCAAAATGATATTCATTCTCCAGGCTTGACTCTTCTTGAGTCACTCCTTTTCTCTGCGTGGCTTCGGTTACCATCAGAAGTTGACATGGAGACCCAACAG GCCTTTGTTGAGGAGGTGATGGAACTTGTGGAGCTTACTCCTTTAGCTGGGGCATTGGTTGGTCTACCTGGAGTAAATGGTCTCTCGacagaacaaagaaaaaggttaACAATTGCTGTTGAACTGGTCGCTAATCCATCTATAGTGTTCATGGATGAGCCCACATCAGGATTGGATGCAAGGGCTGCAGCCATTGTGATGAGGACTGTGAGGAACATTGTCAACACTGGGCGGACAATTGTCTGCACAATCCATCAGCCCAGCATAGACATCTTTGAATCCTTTGATGAG CTTTTGTTTATGAAGCGTGGAGGAGAGCTAATTTATGCTGGTCCGCTTGGTCCCAGGTCTTGTGAGCTCATCAAATACTTTGAG GCAGTTGAAGGGGTGCCAAAAATCAGGCCTGGATATAATCCTGCTGCCTGGATGCTTGAAGTTACATCCTCATCAGAAGAAATCCGTCTGGGCGTGGACTTTGCAGAAATATACCGAAGATCAAGTCTATTTCA GTGGAACAGGGAAATGATTGAAAGTCTAAGCAAGCCAAGTAATAACACAAAAGAGTTGAATTTTCCAACCAAGTATGCTCAGTCATTTCTTGAGCAGTTTCTAGCATGTCTTTGGAAGCAACACTTATCTTATTGGAGAAACCCACAATATACTGCGGTTCGGTTCTTCTATACTGTTGTAATCTCAATAATGCTTGGAACAATATGTTGGAAATTTGGATCAAAAAG GAAGAATGATCAGGAGCTATTCAATGCCATGGGATCCATGTATACAGCAGTCTTGTTCATTGGAATTACCAATGGATCTGCTGTTCAACCCGTTGTTTCTATTGAAAGATTCGTGTCATATCGAGAAAGGGTTGCAGGATTGTACTCAGCTCTACCCTTTGCATTTGCTCAG GTTGCTATTGAGTTCCCCTATGTGTTTGcacaaacaattatttactGTTCAATTTTCTACTCCTTAGCCGCATTCCAGTGGACTGCTCTGAAATTTATTTGGTACATGTTCTTTATGTACTTTACCATGTTATATTTCACTTTCTACGGAATGATGACGACTGCTATCACGCCGAATCACAATGTGGCCGCCATTATTGCTGCTCCGTTTTACATGCTCTGGAATCTTTTCAGTGGCTTTATGATTCCTTATAAG AGGATCCCTATATGGTGGAGATGGTATTACTGGGCAAACCCTATAGCATGGACTCTATATGGCCTTTTGACTTCACAGTATGGTGATGATGATACGCTCATGAGGGTGTCAGATAGGGATGGCTTGGTACCTGTAAAGCAAGTGCTAAGGGAAGTTTTTGGATTTAGGCATGATTTCTTGGGTGTAGCGGGTGTCATGGTTGTCGGTTTCTGTGTGTTTTTCGCAGTCATTTTTGCTTTTGCGATAAAAGCTTTTAATTTCCAGAGGAGATGA